In Kryptolebias marmoratus isolate JLee-2015 linkage group LG22, ASM164957v2, whole genome shotgun sequence, a single window of DNA contains:
- the LOC119616659 gene encoding uncharacterized protein LOC119616659 translates to MVQKFRGMSIYMKNVYSFLKYLQKTPPSSCRLTKAQITGVICAVQSGLSGLSKPVVLRQIAVKNKKVSHVIACDSLNQCRALASARIPQILADMTGDDSQELRYRFYGYLCAYIASLYGHRTGVFSHLMVSEVEEARGKIEPDSPVVVVNVKQHKTNQAFGMAQIYLTRQEFSWMEQWLDKRALLSPESGHFFVTGCQSPDRVLLRYLRVTWSEMRLPGKPTFTDIRTAVATHMKNTHILEIRSRLAYFMCHDTSTADRFYAMQANAAQARETRAYFEQSTCNSE, encoded by the exons ATGGTCCAAAAATTCAGAGGTATGTCCATCTACATGAAGAACGTCTACAGTTTCCTCAAGTACCTCCAGAAAACCCCTCCGTCCTCGTGCCGTCTCACCAAGGCGCAGATAACCGGTGTCATTTGTGCGGTCCAGAGCGGTCTGAGTGGGCTAAGTAAACCGGTGGTTCTCCGCCAAATAGCagtcaaaaacaagaaagtatcacatgtaattgcctgtgacTCTTTGAACCAGTGCAGAGCGCTGGCCTCTGCCAGAATCCCCCAGATCCTGGCTGACATGACTGGTGATGACTCCCAGGAGCTACGGTACCGCTTCTATGGGTACCTGTGTGCGTACATAGCCTCCCTGTACGGGCATCGGACGGGGGTGTTCAGTCATTTAATGGTCTCCGAGGTGGAGGAGGCCCGGGGAAAAATAGAACCGGACTCCCCTGTAGTGGTCGTGAACGTCAAGCAGCACAAGACGAACCAGGCTTTTGGTATGGCTCAGATCTACCTGACCCGGCAAGAGTTCTCCTGGATGGAGCAGTGGCTGGATAAGAGGGCCCTGCTCTCCCCAGAGAGTGGCCACTTCTTCGTTACTGGGTGTCAGAGTCCAGACAGGGTTTTGCTACGTTACCTGCGGGTGACCTGGTCTGAGATGAGGCTGCCCGGAAAACCGACTTTCACGGACATAAGGACGGCAGTAGCCACACAC ATGAAGAACACCCACATCCTTGAGATCCGGTCGAGGCTGGCCTACTTCATGTGTCATGACACCTCAACAGCAGACCGGTTTTATGCAATGCAGGCCAACGCTGCCCAGGCCCGAGAGACCAGGGCTTACTTTGAACAATCCACATGTAATTCTGAATAA
- the ift74 gene encoding intraflagellar transport protein 74 homolog — protein sequence MLRLRQVDTVTASELRNMQEVLLSKETEVVQSESTAKGLSTESLRLQQDLEKVQQLEGKITCELTTLKEQISTMESDLHTYRDLDTLKYTAEEKKKVKLTGDQTSLTQHRDSFKQLLEEKNQKYDALKTKLQENETYAQLANLERKWQHVEQNIFVMKEFISSKTQESNYVSVAKKVSQQVAEYNNSLIKSVQNNRN from the exons ATGTTGCGGTTACGTCAAGTGGATACAGTGACGGCCAGTGAGCTGAGGAATATGCAGGAAGTGCTGCTCAGCAAAGAGACAGAGGTGGTCCAATCAGAGAGCACCGCCAAAGGACTGTCAACAG AGTCACTGCGCCTGCAGCAGGACCTGGAGAAGGTGCAGCAGCTGGAGGGGAAGATAACATGTGAGCTCACCACCCTGAAGGAGCAAATCAGCACTATGGAGTCAGATCTGCACACCTATAGAGACCTGGATACCCTGAAGTACACCgctgaggagaagaaaaaagta AAACTAACGGGGGACCAAACATCACTGACTCAGCACCGAGATTCATtcaagcagctgctggaggagaagAACCAGAAATATGATGCTCTGAAGAccaaactgcaagaaaatgagACTTATGCTCAG CTGGCAAACCTGGAGAGGAAGTGGCAGCACGTGGAGCAGAACATCTTTGTGATGAAAGAAT TCATCTCATCCAAGACTCAGGAGAGCAACTATGTCTCAGTTGCCAAGAAAGTCTCCCAACAGGTTGCAGAGTACAACAACAGCCTCATCAAGTCAgtgcaaaacaacagaaattag